The Fictibacillus arsenicus genome contains a region encoding:
- a CDS encoding gamma carbonic anhydrase family protein produces MKYSFNGKTPEVHESAFIAPGAHVIGDVTIGEGASIWFNSVLRGDEGPISIGKKTNVQDNCTLHLYEGYPLVLEDEVSIGHNVILHGCTIKKGALVGMGSTILDGVEIGEQAFIGANTLIPPGKKIPPRVMVMGSPGKVIRELNDEDLKLIQLTIDTYYEKGKQFAAELKK; encoded by the coding sequence ATGAAATATTCATTTAACGGAAAAACGCCAGAAGTTCATGAAAGCGCTTTTATAGCTCCAGGTGCTCACGTCATTGGTGACGTAACAATCGGTGAAGGGGCAAGCATCTGGTTTAACAGCGTCCTTCGCGGTGATGAAGGTCCTATCTCAATCGGTAAAAAAACAAACGTTCAAGATAACTGTACACTTCACCTTTATGAAGGATACCCGCTTGTTCTTGAAGATGAAGTTTCAATCGGGCATAACGTCATCCTCCATGGATGTACGATAAAAAAAGGTGCGCTCGTAGGCATGGGCTCCACGATCCTCGATGGTGTCGAAATCGGTGAACAAGCCTTTATCGGTGCAAACACATTGATTCCCCCAGGCAAAAAAATTCCGCCGCGGGTCATGGTTATGGGTTCACCCGGCAAAGTCATCCGTGAACTGAACGATGAGGACTTAAAGCTAATCCAGCTTACAATCGACACGTATTACGAAAAAGGAAAGCAATTTGCCGCTGAACTTAAAAAGTAG
- a CDS encoding NAD(P)H-dependent flavin oxidoreductase — protein MNPVCEKLNIEFPIIQGGMGNVSNAELASAISNAGGLGTIGAGTMPADEVEKLIVATKGMTERPFAVNVPLTVASDVKEILKLLIKHNVQVVSLSAGNPAPYIPKLKEHGIKVITVIASVYHAKKAEAAGADLLVAEGYEAAGLNSPYETTTMVLLPQVSRSVSIPVIAAGGIADGSGLAAAFALGAQGVQMGTRFIATKEAPFHEVYKTSLLQADDTKTMIVGRSIGKIRRIYDTPYAQKLIQLEKNGVTSEEFLEHTTEDRHILGAVKGDLENGFINSGQVAGAITDIPTVKELLETMMKEAKETVSLLNKRLI, from the coding sequence TTGAATCCGGTTTGTGAAAAGTTAAATATCGAGTTCCCAATTATTCAAGGCGGGATGGGAAATGTGAGCAATGCTGAACTTGCTTCAGCTATCTCGAACGCTGGGGGATTAGGGACGATCGGTGCCGGAACAATGCCGGCAGATGAGGTTGAAAAGCTGATTGTTGCAACAAAAGGGATGACAGAGCGCCCATTTGCTGTTAATGTACCTTTAACTGTAGCATCAGACGTAAAGGAAATTCTTAAGCTTCTCATAAAACACAACGTTCAAGTCGTTTCCCTTTCAGCAGGCAATCCAGCGCCTTACATACCGAAATTAAAGGAACACGGAATTAAAGTGATTACGGTGATCGCTTCAGTCTATCATGCGAAAAAAGCAGAAGCAGCAGGTGCAGATCTGCTGGTTGCAGAAGGTTATGAAGCGGCAGGGTTAAACTCGCCGTATGAAACGACAACGATGGTTCTGCTTCCGCAAGTCAGCAGAAGTGTTTCCATTCCTGTCATAGCAGCAGGAGGAATAGCTGATGGAAGCGGGTTAGCAGCAGCTTTTGCTCTTGGTGCTCAAGGTGTACAGATGGGAACTCGTTTTATTGCGACAAAAGAAGCTCCGTTTCATGAAGTCTATAAGACATCTCTCTTGCAGGCCGATGATACGAAAACGATGATCGTCGGACGTTCAATAGGAAAGATCCGGAGAATTTACGATACGCCTTATGCCCAGAAGCTGATACAGCTTGAAAAAAACGGCGTTACATCAGAAGAGTTTCTTGAACATACAACGGAAGACCGTCATATTTTAGGGGCAGTAAAAGGTGATCTTGAGAATGGTTTTATTAACAGCGGGCAGGTTGCGGGTGCGATTACAGACATTCCAACCGTGAAAGAACTGCTTGAAACTATGATGAAAGAAGCGAAAGAAACAGTTAGTTTATTAAACAAACGTTTAATATAG
- a CDS encoding sodium-dependent transporter yields MNQQDQWTSKLAFILAAAGSAIGLGAIWKFPYVVGTSGGGAFFLIFLLFTFLVGFPLLMAEFVIGRGAQKEAVSAYRTLAPGSAWPWLGRMGVATAFILLSFYSVIGGWIVLYLGKSFSGDFFKNDFGAMFGESISSPWPVLISQFIFMIITIYVVSRGIKNGIEKANQIMMPALFVLFVVLIVRSLTLDNAMEGVKFFLLPDFSEIGGDDILFALGQSFFSLSVGISVMVTYSSYLGKNESLTKSATTIVLLNVLISLLAGLAIFPGVFSLGLEPAEGPGLLFVVLPAVFDQIVFGQFFFIIFLALFLFATLTSAFSMLEIIVASITKGTLTNRAKWSWIIGLLIFAAGIPSALSMGVLSDVTLFGKTIFDLLDYLVSNILLPLGALFIALFVGYRYPKDLLLQEFKAGSSVTVKGFALWLMLVRYIVPVIIFIVFLNTLGVFKMITG; encoded by the coding sequence ATGAATCAGCAAGATCAGTGGACGTCGAAGTTAGCCTTTATTTTAGCAGCAGCAGGATCCGCAATCGGACTCGGAGCAATTTGGAAGTTTCCTTATGTAGTCGGGACAAGCGGTGGAGGAGCGTTTTTCCTTATCTTTTTATTGTTTACTTTTTTAGTAGGTTTTCCGCTTTTAATGGCTGAATTTGTAATCGGCCGCGGAGCGCAGAAAGAAGCTGTCTCTGCTTACCGAACACTTGCGCCTGGATCTGCATGGCCATGGCTTGGACGCATGGGTGTAGCAACTGCATTTATTCTATTATCCTTTTACAGTGTAATCGGCGGATGGATCGTCCTTTATCTAGGTAAGAGTTTTTCAGGTGATTTTTTCAAAAATGATTTTGGGGCAATGTTCGGAGAGTCGATCTCAAGCCCTTGGCCGGTACTGATTTCACAGTTTATCTTTATGATCATAACTATCTATGTCGTTAGCCGCGGAATCAAAAACGGTATCGAGAAAGCAAACCAGATTATGATGCCTGCTCTTTTCGTTTTGTTTGTTGTGCTGATTGTGCGTTCATTGACTTTGGACAATGCGATGGAAGGTGTAAAATTCTTCTTGCTTCCTGACTTTTCAGAGATCGGCGGAGACGATATTCTATTCGCGCTTGGCCAGTCATTCTTCTCTTTAAGTGTCGGTATTTCAGTAATGGTAACGTACAGCTCGTATTTAGGTAAGAATGAAAGCTTAACGAAATCAGCTACAACCATCGTTTTGCTTAACGTATTAATTTCATTGCTTGCTGGATTGGCAATCTTCCCAGGAGTATTCTCGCTAGGACTTGAGCCTGCAGAAGGACCGGGATTATTGTTCGTAGTACTGCCGGCAGTGTTTGATCAGATCGTATTTGGACAATTTTTCTTTATCATTTTCTTAGCTCTTTTCTTGTTCGCAACATTAACATCAGCGTTCTCTATGCTTGAAATCATTGTTGCATCGATCACAAAAGGGACTTTAACGAACCGTGCAAAATGGTCTTGGATCATCGGATTGCTTATCTTTGCTGCAGGTATTCCTTCAGCGCTATCAATGGGTGTGCTGTCTGATGTGACTCTGTTCGGCAAGACGATCTTTGATCTATTAGACTACTTGGTTAGTAATATCTTGCTTCCGCTTGGTGCTCTATTTATCGCACTATTCGTTGGATATCGATATCCAAAGGATCTATTGCTTCAAGAGTTTAAAGCAGGGTCATCCGTTACGGTTAAAGGATTTGCATTATGGCTCATGTTAGTCCGTTATATTGTTCCAGTTATTATTTTCATTGTTTTCCTTAACACGCTTGGCGTATTTAAAATGATCACAGGCTGA
- a CDS encoding SDR family oxidoreductase, producing MLQNKVAVITGATRGCGKAIAEKLGTLGAKLTLVGSSEGIYETADELKNRGYDVLAVKADVSNETDVADLFKQTFDHFGKIDILVNNAGVGQFKLAEEHSLADFQKMFEVNVQGVFLCSTAVVPHMKERKEGTIITISSDVGRRTIANGSVYTATKYAVQGFSGSLAQELREFGVRVGTVNPGAIDTYFADSEPGLDFKEDWLKVTDIAEAVAYMASAPKHMVVDEIMLHPLSQEYPNV from the coding sequence ATGCTACAAAATAAAGTTGCTGTTATAACAGGCGCTACCCGCGGATGCGGTAAGGCCATTGCAGAAAAATTAGGAACTCTTGGTGCAAAATTAACGTTAGTAGGTTCATCTGAGGGTATTTATGAAACAGCGGACGAACTGAAAAATAGAGGTTATGATGTTCTTGCAGTAAAAGCTGACGTATCAAATGAAACAGATGTAGCTGATCTTTTTAAACAAACGTTTGATCATTTCGGAAAAATAGATATTTTGGTAAACAACGCAGGTGTTGGACAGTTTAAATTGGCCGAGGAGCACTCTTTAGCAGACTTTCAAAAGATGTTTGAAGTAAACGTTCAAGGTGTTTTCCTTTGCAGCACAGCAGTAGTTCCGCACATGAAAGAGCGCAAGGAAGGAACGATCATTACGATTTCTTCTGATGTTGGACGAAGAACAATTGCAAACGGTTCTGTATACACCGCTACAAAATATGCTGTACAAGGTTTCTCTGGTTCGCTAGCTCAAGAGCTTCGCGAGTTTGGTGTACGAGTAGGTACGGTAAATCCAGGGGCAATTGATACGTATTTTGCAGATAGTGAACCGGGCCTTGATTTTAAAGAAGACTGGCTGAAGGTGACAGACATCGCAGAAGCAGTTGCATATATGGCAAGTGCACCAAAGCATATGGTCGTTGACGAGATCATGCTTCATCCACTTTCACAGGAATATCCAAACGTATAA
- a CDS encoding HIT family protein produces the protein MKECLFCNPMNFPEQKIVFENESCYFIQSPKAQDILEGAGLVISKAHVETVFDLSEKEWMDTYELMQKAKKLLDETYGPDGYSTGWNVKPVGGQSIPHAHFHIIPRFADEPFAGKGIRAWIKSEANRRPSRKIEIEAEVK, from the coding sequence ATGAAAGAATGTTTATTTTGCAATCCTATGAATTTTCCAGAACAGAAAATAGTCTTTGAGAATGAAAGCTGTTATTTTATCCAAAGTCCGAAAGCACAGGATATTTTGGAAGGTGCGGGCTTAGTCATCTCAAAAGCCCATGTTGAAACCGTATTTGATTTAAGTGAAAAAGAGTGGATGGATACATATGAATTAATGCAAAAAGCGAAGAAACTGCTGGATGAAACGTACGGACCTGATGGTTACAGTACCGGTTGGAACGTTAAGCCCGTTGGCGGACAGAGCATACCTCACGCCCACTTTCATATCATTCCTCGTTTTGCAGATGAGCCGTTTGCCGGTAAAGGTATCCGTGCGTGGATTAAATCGGAAGCGAACCGCCGGCCAAGCAGGAAGATTGAGATTGAGGCTGAAGTGAAGTAA
- a CDS encoding thioesterase family protein, producing the protein MKPGMEVGQKATITATVTPDMFAQFEGKLVHPAYSTVSMVYHMEWAARQIILPYLEDHEEGIGGGVAAKHMSPTPEGAELIVTATLREIKGKAVICDVTVHNGKALAGEGEVTQYILPRTAISQKIEEMKV; encoded by the coding sequence ATGAAACCAGGCATGGAGGTTGGTCAAAAAGCCACCATTACAGCTACAGTGACACCCGATATGTTTGCTCAATTTGAAGGTAAGCTGGTTCACCCGGCATATTCAACGGTCAGCATGGTCTACCATATGGAATGGGCAGCAAGACAGATCATATTGCCATATCTTGAAGATCATGAAGAAGGTATTGGCGGAGGTGTAGCCGCAAAACATATGTCGCCGACACCTGAAGGCGCAGAACTAATTGTCACAGCTACATTACGCGAAATAAAAGGTAAAGCAGTTATATGCGATGTTACCGTTCATAATGGAAAAGCACTTGCAGGTGAAGGTGAAGTTACTCAATATATCCTGCCAAGAACAGCGATCTCACAAAAAATTGAAGAAATGAAAGTTTAA
- a CDS encoding Leu/Phe/Val dehydrogenase, giving the protein MFEKISQHEQVVFCNDPSTGLNAIIAIHNTTLGPALGGCRMRPYSSVDEALEDVLRLSKGMTYKCAGADVDFGGGKSVIIGDPTSERTPELFRAFGQFVDSLNGRFYTGTDMGTTPDDFVHALKETNCIVGVPEEYGGSGDSSVPTAQGVIYGLQATIQTLEGTDELAGKSYSIQGLGKVGFKVAEQLLAAGAQIYVTDINEKALKQIQERAELLPGNAEVVDGSDIYGVDADIFIPCALGGIIHDETIEQLKVKAIVGSANNQLLEDKHGLYLQQKGILYGPDYIVNAGGLIQVADELYGPNKARVLTKTRAIYDSLIQIYSESTKNSISTMEAANRFCEEKLAARSKRNSFFAHNRRPKWQVRN; this is encoded by the coding sequence ATGTTTGAAAAAATATCACAGCACGAGCAAGTCGTATTTTGTAATGATCCATCCACAGGTCTTAATGCGATTATCGCAATACATAATACAACCCTTGGACCAGCTCTTGGCGGATGCAGAATGAGACCTTATTCATCTGTTGATGAGGCACTTGAAGATGTACTGCGCCTTTCAAAGGGCATGACGTACAAATGTGCAGGAGCGGATGTTGACTTTGGAGGAGGGAAGTCCGTTATTATTGGCGACCCTACATCAGAAAGAACTCCAGAATTGTTCCGTGCATTCGGCCAGTTCGTTGATTCATTAAACGGACGTTTTTATACGGGTACTGACATGGGAACGACGCCAGACGATTTTGTTCATGCTCTAAAAGAAACAAACTGCATCGTTGGTGTTCCTGAAGAATATGGCGGCAGCGGTGACTCTTCGGTACCTACAGCACAAGGGGTTATCTATGGACTGCAAGCTACGATTCAAACCCTTGAAGGAACTGACGAGCTCGCAGGAAAATCTTACTCCATTCAAGGCTTAGGAAAAGTTGGATTTAAAGTAGCAGAGCAGCTATTGGCAGCTGGTGCACAAATTTACGTAACAGACATTAACGAAAAAGCACTGAAACAGATTCAAGAAAGAGCTGAACTGCTTCCAGGCAATGCAGAAGTGGTTGATGGCAGTGACATCTACGGAGTAGACGCAGATATTTTCATTCCTTGCGCACTTGGCGGAATCATCCATGACGAGACGATTGAACAGCTTAAGGTTAAAGCGATTGTTGGGAGTGCGAACAACCAGCTTCTAGAAGATAAGCATGGCTTATACCTGCAGCAAAAAGGAATTCTATATGGTCCTGACTATATCGTAAATGCAGGCGGATTGATCCAGGTTGCAGATGAACTTTACGGACCAAACAAAGCTCGTGTACTGACAAAGACGAGAGCGATTTATGACAGCTTGATCCAGATTTACAGCGAAAGCACGAAGAACAGTATTTCGACTATGGAAGCGGCTAACCGTTTTTGTGAAGAAAAATTAGCAGCCCGTTCAAAACGAAACAGCTTCTTTGCTCATAACAGAAGACCTAAATGGCAGGTTCGAAACTAA